The Nitrospira sp. KM1 genome includes a window with the following:
- a CDS encoding YgcG family protein: MPRLFVLLSLLLLTATVAQAVPYDRPKIKLPDPLGYVSDHAKILEDDWKARIRSVNQDLERKTGVEMIVVTVPTIKPFGSANDYATAIYEKWGIGSTQQEHGILILVAVEERQAAMTLGRQMLPIVTPAVMNQVGSEYLYPSIERGHFGEGLYRTVVALASVSQDVRVGSLSKNHFRNVGFWITLFTSIGAISFLWWISRPDLRHPYGRIRKSEYWGTGQGGFGGNWGGFGGGTSGEGYR; the protein is encoded by the coding sequence ATGCCCCGACTCTTTGTTCTGTTGTCATTACTGCTCCTGACCGCCACGGTGGCGCAGGCGGTGCCTTATGATCGCCCGAAGATCAAGCTCCCAGATCCGCTGGGGTATGTGAGCGACCATGCGAAGATTCTGGAAGACGATTGGAAGGCCCGCATCCGGTCCGTGAACCAGGATCTGGAACGCAAGACCGGAGTGGAAATGATCGTCGTCACGGTGCCCACAATCAAACCGTTCGGCTCCGCAAATGACTATGCCACTGCAATCTACGAAAAGTGGGGCATCGGCTCCACCCAGCAGGAACACGGGATCTTGATCTTGGTCGCCGTCGAAGAGCGGCAGGCCGCGATGACGCTCGGTCGTCAAATGCTCCCGATCGTGACACCGGCGGTCATGAACCAAGTGGGGAGCGAATATCTCTATCCGTCCATTGAACGCGGGCATTTCGGGGAGGGTCTGTACCGAACCGTGGTCGCATTGGCCTCCGTCTCGCAAGACGTTCGCGTTGGATCGCTCTCAAAAAATCACTTCAGGAACGTTGGATTCTGGATCACACTGTTCACGAGTATCGGAGCGATATCGTTTCTCTGGTGGATCAGCCGGCCGGATTTGCGTCATCCGTATGGACGAATCCGAAAGAGTGAATATTGGGGGACCGGACAGGGCGGGTTCGGTGGAAACTGGGGAGGATTCGGAGGAGGAACGAGCGGAGAGGGCTACCGGTAA
- a CDS encoding DUF3386 family protein — METHQKETSTATDDPRAREALRRAFDNTARWQPDFKGFTADLTVNLNGKTITGPIIVKGPREVSVQLSDGDVQKWAQEQLGMMAVHRGPRSFEESDGKYALTMEDDGHPLGIKLHIHGSHSFYRLKDDRITQINRKMAHPGMNPFAFTINVEESAVTQDRKNLTTKYTVYYYSPTDGKLNNVESFTDSHVRVGSSDLPATRRIISFENGQVTVKNLTFTNHKLL; from the coding sequence ATGGAAACTCATCAGAAGGAAACGTCCACGGCGACAGATGATCCCCGTGCCCGCGAAGCCTTGCGCCGCGCGTTTGACAACACGGCCAGATGGCAACCTGATTTCAAGGGCTTTACCGCCGATCTCACGGTTAACCTGAATGGAAAAACCATCACCGGGCCGATCATCGTCAAGGGACCCCGTGAAGTGTCGGTGCAACTTTCCGACGGCGACGTTCAGAAATGGGCGCAGGAGCAACTGGGCATGATGGCCGTGCACCGAGGACCGAGAAGCTTCGAGGAGTCGGACGGGAAATATGCATTGACCATGGAAGATGACGGCCATCCCCTCGGTATCAAATTACACATCCATGGGTCGCATTCCTTCTACCGCCTCAAGGACGACCGTATTACTCAAATCAACCGCAAAATGGCTCATCCGGGGATGAACCCGTTTGCCTTTACCATCAACGTGGAAGAGAGTGCCGTGACGCAGGACCGGAAGAATCTCACGACGAAATATACCGTGTACTACTATTCGCCGACAGACGGAAAGCTGAACAACGTCGAAAGTTTCACGGACTCCCATGTGCGTGTCGGGTCTTCAGATCTGCCGGCGACCAGACGGATCATCAGTTTTGAAAACGGACAGGTGACGGTGAAGAACCTGACATTCACCAATCACAAGCTTCTGTAG
- a CDS encoding ATP-dependent Clp protease adaptor ClpS, whose protein sequence is MAESPSPVAVPVETEVPSTGAGDGLDARVIVYNCDCHTYQQVIALFCACIPGMNPSKAFELAWKIDHDGEAVVFTGGVKQAEEIAGKLGGGGLRVAVQ, encoded by the coding sequence ATGGCTGAATCTCCATCACCCGTCGCCGTCCCAGTCGAAACAGAAGTTCCTTCCACCGGCGCTGGAGACGGGCTGGATGCCCGGGTCATCGTCTACAATTGCGACTGTCACACCTACCAGCAGGTCATCGCCTTATTCTGCGCCTGTATTCCAGGTATGAATCCGTCCAAGGCATTCGAACTTGCTTGGAAGATCGACCATGATGGAGAGGCGGTGGTCTTTACCGGAGGGGTAAAGCAGGCGGAGGAAATCGCGGGTAAGCTCGGAGGAGGAGGACTGCGGGTCGCTGTTCAATAA